Proteins from one Gossypium raimondii isolate GPD5lz chromosome 8, ASM2569854v1, whole genome shotgun sequence genomic window:
- the LOC105790982 gene encoding signal peptide peptidase 1-like: MKNTERLANLALAGLTLAPLVVKVDPNLNVILTTCLAVYVGCYRSVKPTPPSETMSKEHAMRFPFVGSAMLLSLFLLFKFLSKDLVKIVLGTLKIFMENYPMILLYLYCMATPCIS, from the exons ATGAAGAACACTGAAAGACTCGCCAATTTGGCTTTAGCAG GGTTGACATTGGCACCACTTGTCGTGAAGGTAGATcctaatttgaatgttattttgaCTACATGCCTTGCAGTATATGTGGGCTGCTATCGTTCTGTCAAGCCAACTCCCCCATCA GAGACAATGTCTAAGGAGCATGCTATGCGTTTTCCATTTGTTGGGAGTGCAATGTTGTTATcacttttcttgttgttcaagtTCTTATCGAAAGACTTGGTTAAAATTGTTCTTGGTACTCTGAAGATATTTATGGAAAATTACCCTATGATTCTATTGTATTTATACTGCATGGCTACACCATGTATTTCTTAA